In the Salinirubrum litoreum genome, one interval contains:
- a CDS encoding ArsR/SmtB family transcription factor → MADLLPSRSDAAGPASDDPKVVGLDSDAADDLISALSSRTARSVLAELHEDPASPSALADRVDTSLQNVQYHIENLSDADVIEVVDTVYSEKGREMKVYAPADRALVVFAGREQETTGLRSALKSLLGGVGVLALASVVVDRLLGGPTADLFGLGAGGGADSAESGGAADDGGAGENVSTDATEYQSQTTEAEAATTDAPGGTTTTDAGGGATETVTETATSAPTSTATETATSAPTSTPSATPEATATSTPTEVATTAVDTTDPQMIADTAAALPPGVVFFLGGLTVLVVAGLYLQIGR, encoded by the coding sequence ATGGCGGACCTGTTGCCCTCCCGGTCCGACGCCGCCGGTCCCGCGAGCGACGATCCGAAGGTCGTCGGCCTGGACAGTGACGCGGCCGACGACCTCATCTCGGCGCTCTCCTCTCGTACCGCGCGCAGCGTCCTCGCAGAACTCCACGAAGACCCGGCCAGTCCGTCGGCGCTCGCCGACCGGGTCGACACCTCGCTGCAGAACGTCCAGTACCACATCGAGAACCTCTCCGACGCGGACGTGATCGAGGTCGTCGACACGGTGTACTCCGAGAAAGGCAGAGAGATGAAGGTGTACGCGCCGGCAGACCGCGCGCTGGTGGTCTTCGCCGGGCGCGAGCAGGAGACGACCGGACTGAGGTCGGCGCTCAAGAGCCTGCTCGGCGGTGTCGGCGTCCTCGCCCTCGCCAGCGTGGTCGTGGACCGACTCCTCGGCGGACCGACTGCGGATCTGTTCGGCCTCGGTGCAGGCGGCGGTGCCGACAGCGCGGAGTCCGGCGGCGCGGCCGACGACGGTGGCGCCGGCGAGAACGTCTCGACCGACGCGACCGAGTACCAGTCACAGACGACAGAGGCGGAGGCGGCGACGACCGACGCACCCGGTGGGACCACGACGACCGACGCCGGAGGGGGAGCGACGGAGACGGTGACCGAGACCGCTACCTCGGCACCCACCAGCACCGCGACCGAGACCGCTACCTCGGCACCCACGTCGACGCCGAGTGCCACCCCGGAGGCGACTGCCACGTCCACACCGACCGAAGTTGCGACGACGGCCGTCGACACGACCGATCCGCAGATGATCGCCGATACGGCCGCCGCGCTCCCGCCGGGCGTGGTGTTCTTCCTCGGTGGCCTGACGGTCCTGGTCGTCGCCGGTCTCTACCTACAGATCGGTCGGTGA
- a CDS encoding metallophosphoesterase, with protein MLVVVSDTHGTDSHRLDGRTLDAVREADLVIHAGDLMTETVLDAFHDETDRLLAVYGNNDDRATRDRIPDARVVEYGGLRFAVTHTQRGGATALSLFGRERDADAVIFGHSHKPEVETTGEVQLLNPGSHADPRRYRPAHAELEPVADAENPTLRGRLVAPSGEVYEQFRLSQRRVSE; from the coding sequence ATGCTCGTCGTCGTCTCCGACACCCACGGTACCGACAGCCACCGACTGGACGGCAGGACACTCGACGCGGTCAGGGAAGCCGACCTCGTGATCCACGCGGGCGACCTGATGACCGAGACGGTGCTGGACGCCTTCCACGACGAGACCGACCGCCTCCTCGCGGTGTACGGCAACAACGACGACCGGGCGACCCGCGACCGAATCCCGGACGCCCGCGTCGTCGAGTACGGCGGCCTGCGCTTCGCCGTCACCCACACCCAGCGCGGCGGCGCGACCGCACTCTCGCTGTTCGGCCGGGAACGGGACGCCGACGCGGTGATCTTCGGCCACAGCCACAAGCCGGAAGTCGAGACAACCGGCGAGGTGCAACTCCTGAATCCGGGGAGTCACGCCGACCCGCGCAGGTATCGACCGGCACACGCCGAACTGGAACCGGTGGCCGACGCCGAGAACCCGACGCTCCGAGGTCGACTCGTCGCTCCGTCGGGCGAGGTGTACGAACAGTTCCGACTCTCGCAGCGACGTGTCTCGGAGTAA